The DNA sequence CACACGATAAGATCATTGACTCTACATCTGCACATCCACCAAACCCTGAGTAGTGCAAGTGATAAATAGAAAAAGTCTTGATCTGTTCTTCTGTGTCTCCATCAGATGCACGCGAGAGACAAACATGCGTCCAGCGCACTGTTTCCACACCACCTGCGACCTCCACACATGGAGGGGCTGCTCAGCATGCAGACCCATCAGACGTCCTCAAAGACAGCGACATGTGTCTTCAAGTGCAGGACGGGCTACGGGACACAAGGCTACACAACAACACCAAGTCCTGTTTGGTTAAGAATCTCGAGGAACAGGTAAGCAAAGTAAAACGAGGCTGATGAACTTCAGTTTACTGGAAACTCACATTTAGAGGTGTCTCCATACTGTAAACCAACCACAGCCATTTTTACATTAATCTTTTTAACATTCATTTCAATACAGTCACTCGGTGACCTTACAGCTGCCATTTATCAGAGGTCTGTTTGTAGGCTGTGTATAACCAagtgattttaatttcaaacttcAGGACCCACAATTGCAAACTCCATATGTTACTTTGATTTTTGGTTTTTGGAGTTGAGACACAGTTGGAACATCAGACTAACTTACTGagtgttatttttgttgttgtatgaaCTTGAACTttttatacagtacagtacagttcctGTTAATTGCTGATTTGGATCCAAAAGATGATTGAAGTAGAACATCACAAAAACTCCACACCATTCTTTTTTGTAGAGGGAGGAGCCAAGTGGAGGCACATTTCAGTCTGACGAATGTGAAGAGATACCTGCATCTGACAGGCATCGTTTGCAGCCCTTACTTGGATATGACTGGATAGCAGGTACTCATTACTGGTCTCTCTGTACATCTCCGTCAAATGCACATCCTCTAAcaggtgacttttttttctcaaaggcaTTCTGGATGCTGAGGATACATTCGTAGAGCGCCCTGATGAGTTCTTCAATGACCTGCGCATTTTCCGATCGCTCCACAAAAACGATTGTGTCCACAGCCCGCAAGCAGCAGCGTGAGAGCTTATCACTTGATTGCACTTGCAACTGATTCAATTTGTCAAATTGACCTGTGATTGATGATGGCTTTATTGAATCACTATTAATTACCCCGTTCATAGATTTTCTGCAGAGAACCATCCAGGGCTCGCGCTGCTAATAGACAAGGATGCCCCAGAAGCTAACACAGACACTCATCAATGTAAGAAGACTCAGTTTTAATCAGTTATCTGATTTTTTCTCTTCATGACCGCTGAAGTAACTCTTGCCTCTGCTTGTTCACCTCTTGTCCAGGTACGTTCTCTTACAGGATGAACAGCAGACTGTTCCCTGTCCCACTTCACTCTCAGGATTGCTGTCCCGTGTGCAAAAAGCACAAGTCCTCCCACCCTCACACTACCTCTGAACCAGCTCTTGTCAGGTAATGATGGTGTGTACAACTGCTTTCATGAACTTCTACAATATTTGTAAAGTTTAAAATACACTTACTCTTGTTACTCTTTTATTTGAAAGGGTCAGTATCCCACGCTCCACCCTCTTACCACCTTACAAGTACAAAGCACATCGGCGATGTAGCTTTGACCCTTCTGATAGTTTGGGGTTACCTTCGGTGAGTAATCGTTTAAAATTGTTAACCCACTTCATGATGATTTTTGATCGTCAAACTTATGCCTCTTCCCCCTCTGTGATCCCTTGTTAAATTAACATTGtacattttaactgtattacACAGTCACGGCCGGAGGCAGCAAGTCTTTGAGTTGTCCGTCTGTTTTGTATCATTCTCGTGAATGCGGTATCTCAGGAGCGCCTCAaaggaatttcttcaaatttggcaaaATCACTTTGTTTAATTCACATAAGACTCAAAAACCTCACAATATAGTTTTTTCCCTGAGTGAATTTTCTCCAATTTGTTAAAAGCATTCAAACATTCACTTTTGGTGGTCAACAGTCAAGGTCACTcttacataaaaaaactaaaacatttttgaccATAACTCAAGAATGAATGTGCTTTTTATCACAAactttcagaaaaatgttttataaaataaGGTGcgatatattattataaaaggTAAACTTCAAATCATAATGTTCTTTTCTGGCCATGATTAAATACTGAGGAACAGCACTCAGGAACAGAAGGGGAGATGGTGACCATACTGTATTTCTTGCAACTTTTCCAGCACTGTCTCTCAGGCTggtcacacacaggtcagagCACCCTGCCACCACCCAGCAGTCTCGATCTGCGGAGCAGTTTGAATACAAAGAGCTCCTCGTGGTTGCAGAACAAGGAACTGGAGGTGAAACCCTGCAGGCTTACTACTGTACCTCGAAGTTAACATATTATTACAACATAAGAATTCTCGAATGATGGTTACATTATTTTTCAGGATCTCTCTGTGCCGCAAGTGCCTGCAAACCAGATCTCTGACCAGATATCAAATGTGTCACGGTTGGCACGTCACAACTTCCAACACGTCTCTCCCAAGAAAAAACTACAAAGCACATCTTACCCAGTGTGCTGAAAAGCCAAGtctatttttaaatgatctcTGTGGTTACTGTGAGCCATTGGCCACCACCCAAgatgatttccctttttttgttaatgttttaacaatctgtatatctttttttgtaaatgctttGTCAGTGATGCTTTTTATCATGTCTCAAGTCTATgcattcttacattttttttttttttacgaaaacATTGGTCTTAAAAGATAATGTAATGATTTATCTCACAGAGAAGTGAATTTGATGTTGAAAGAGTAGAGCTTTtagttcttcatttttttctgaacagaTTTAGCTCCACATGTGACTGTCAGCAGCCTCATGAAGCAATAGGTCCTTACGCTACTCCACAGTTTAAAGGGATTCCAGATTACATAGCAGAGGTAAAACTTTAGTTACCTTTGTGCATTTCAATAATATTAAGGAAGTCCTTTTGAGTCATGTCTGTTGCTTGGAGACACCGGTTCATGTTTCCCTTTCCAGCTGTATGTTTTGGCTACCAGGTTCACACATACTTCAGTTTTTAACTTCCTTTGACACTTCCTCGCTGTGGTACTATGAACGCTACGAAACAAAGGCAGTATGCACTGTAGATCTGTTGCATTTCACAGGAAACCACAACCACCTATACTTAATGTCAAATACTGTAGCCATCCCACCTATGACACTACTCTTTCCAGTTTGTGTAATGCAGGCTAATGTATTTGAAGAGGTTAGATTGTATACAAAATGTGTCAGGGTGTGttcaataatattaatacataattgtctttgtttacttgttttttgttgtgattcCAACCCAAAAACAATATGATTGCAAGGATTTGAATTGTCTCCACTTCTAGATAAATCCCCCACAATATGTGAGAAAAAATTAAAGCAGACAGtaagatataaataaaaatagaaggtTTCTAGTTTGTTATCTGAAGATCTGAACAGTTATGTTGTACTTGTGGAAATTAGTCAGCAGTGTACAGTATAGGATCGGTGCAGCACCCACCAACACATCGAAGTAGGTCAAATTCTATACATAAAAACTTCTGTTGCAGTTGTTTTCTACTGTAGCAACAAACCCAGTTAAACACTGATTACATAAGATAAAAAGTTGTTTAATATATCAGACATGAACACAATGGGCAACAGGGCTGCTCCTGCTCTGCTTGAGAACCAGAGATTGAGGATGTGGGAGGGGAAACTTTGTAATGAAAGTTCAGCATCTTATGCAGTAACAAACAAATTGAAGCACATGGGCATTGAACAGGGCACAACATTAACAGTTACTGTGTAGTTATGAGAGGAAAGGGACGCTTCAACAATGCCAACTTCTAACAGTCACACAGATTACTACAGGGTGTATGGTTGAAATGTGGTTTCTGTAATCACCTACAGCAGCATGAAATACTTATTCCTAAAACAAGAGTTGATAGGGGATTTATTCCGATTATTTCAAATCTACGATACCTATTGTAGGTGTACAGTCGCACAGTTGATGCTACACACCAAGCTGGACGCTGGGACTACACTGCATCTGGACTTGCGttataaacaaaaagaaacatctaAGTGAGTCCACTTCCTGATTATTTCTCTGCCATTAAGATGCACTGCACACTTTACGCCAATTCCAACCAATGAAATGAGAGACGTCTTGATTCCATGTCATACTGATATGCTCATTATTAtacaataattatattattgatCATATAGGGGGCtttacattttgaattccaGTGGGGGGACCagtatttttgttctgtttactgCAGGTTTTGCAACAATACTGACTCGCCAAATGTCAGACCTTCCTGAAGCCCCttgacaacacaaataaataaagaagtttTCATGTTTACAAAAAACGTGAAAACTTTTCAATATAGTTTCCTATTATACTGTCTCTTCTATATGTTTCATGACAAGTATATGCAATAGATATCAGCTGTCCACCATAAAAAAGTTATTAACCTCATAGTGCGTATTCACATCAGTTCTGTGAATAAGGGGTAGTGCCTAACTGCTTGCTCATTTCCTTCCGCTAAATAATTGACTCAGGTCAAGGAAATTGCTCCTGTTTTCACCGACTGTCGGCCCGCCTTCAAAAGACATGAACAGTACAGCACACGCGCCAGTTGCTGTATCCTCTCCAGTGTATAATGTGCTTCAAAGAAACAATGAAGGACATACTTGTGCTGCTGGCTCTGCTGACTGTCCGAACTAACAAGGTAAGATTCGTGTGGTTCTGTCGATCGATCATGCATTTGGTGTGTTTATCAGGAGCCTTGGAAACGTTTGAATTGTTTGCTTAGGTTGCACTTTAATGAATTAGTTCCAAGGAAATATAAAGTACCAGACATTGAAgactttcaaaatcaaaattggAAAATGTGTCACGTGATATTTGTCATTAATTCTAAAATGTGAAAGCATTTAACCTAAACAAGTTGCTATAAAGTTCCTGAAGCCAATAAAAAGGaagttcacattttttccaaaacattccTAACATTCCTTCTCTGTATCAGAGTGTGACAGAGTGTTTTCAGAATGCCGTCAGgttgaaaaaggaaacaacagaaCATTCTTTTAGATAAACGgtcaataaataataacttgAGGCTTTCCGAAGGtttatctttatctctgctCAGTCTGTGCTTCAGAACCGAGGGCTTCTAGGTTGTCGCCTCCGTTTCCTGTTAAGCGAGAAAtactctgctgctgtcagcatTTTCTTACTTTTGCTTGTCATTGGAGGGCACCCTGTGGTAAGGCAAGAGTCAAGAGCATGCACAGGTGCAGGAACTTTCTCAGCAGTGCTATGGTTACTGTATCTGTGGTGTTTCGGAAATAAGTGAGGCTGTACCTTGAGTTACAATAAGCATGTGTGCCGTAACATTTTAGAGGGGCCCCACAAAGAGGAGAGATCCTGTAGATGGTGAAATGCACCTCCTACAAATTCTGAACAATGGCTGCCTGTTTGACCATGTCTGCAGCTCAGGCTAGGAGCATTACAGAGGGGAAAAGATGGGTGCAGGAGTGGGTGGCCAGGTACCACGAAAAACTTGACCAGTCATTAATTGCCTGTTTTCTCACGTAACCACTGACTGAAttgttgattttaaaatcacGATTTACTGGTTGAAGGTTTGTAGTTTACCTCAGAGCAGGTGAATTTCCAGGAAACATGACCTGACATTGAATACATGTCTGTATTTCAAAATTACTCTGTTTACCTGAATGACATCGCACCGCAGCAGTTTGAGTGAGGCTCAGTGGGTGTTAGTGGAGTTTtgagaaaaatacttttgtgtTCTCCACTATGTTAATCTGACCATCATAAATGTAGCATAATCTCACCTTCTGTAGGTGTGCTCTCAGCCCTATGAGGCCGACTCAGATGGAAAATGTCGCAACCCAACAGCAGAGTACCTGTTAGATGACTCTGACCTTTGCTGCAAGAAATGCCCCCCTGGTAAGTGCTGTGCTGTGACAGCAACTTTTCAAGTTAAATcgagataattaaaaaaaaagagaagagaatcaTGTCAGTGCACTAGTACATGCTGTACTGCAAGACAAAGCAGAAAAGTTGTGTGAAGACACAGGAATATTGAATCCTTGTTAATCAAAGCTTAAGGTGTGAAAGAATATAAATAGCACCTTCTCTATAAGGATATTTATCAGGTGATATGTCCTTGTTTCACCTGGACAATCAAGGAACATGAAATTAATTTACTGTGTACCCTCCTCaattgaagacattttttgttgttgttgttgcaatgCATCAGTTACAATGCTCATGTGCTGTTGAAAAGTGtgtgaaaaagaacaacaacctaTGACAAATGTGGACTAATATCCTTTTATATATGATTGCAGGACACCGGCTGCTACAGATGTGCTCTGTAAATGATGAGACTGTGTGTCAACCGTGTGATCCAGGCCAATACATGCAGACCTGGAACTATGCTAAAAACTGCCTCCCCTGTAACAAATGCAAATTAAGTCAGTAGCTGCACTATAAATCTCCATATTACAAATAATGCTGATTTTATTTcatgcttttttaatttgtgtttttttttaatgtgctgaCACATGGCTGTCTGAGTAAGAAAAACGTATGTTTCTTTATATAACCAGGTAAAGGTCTGCAATATGCCCTAAACTGCTCCTATACCACACGGACCAGGTGTATGTGCCAGCCTGGGATGTACTGCATGATGGAATCTGAAGACCATTGTACAGAATGTAGAAAGTACACCCGATGCAAACCTGGTCATGGGGTGAGGGTGCCAGGTACCAGCATCCTACTATTTCAAAACTTAGTGTTTACCACACATGTAATTCTTCTTCATCACGTGTCAAGAACACGGTAACAATTTGACTATCAATctatgacgtcacccattggtctTGAGAACTTGTGGTTTTGAAGCCTCACgtttagtattttgaccagcgccatctttgttttctcgAAACAAAACATAGGAGCGAGGGATGGGTATCACTCAGAGCTCTACGCTGTATCCAGGCCCCACAGCATatgtgctttatcgtctattttactttaaattagaccataatttactgaattaacatcatgctgtattgaagaagacttgaactAAAGATTGAGaccattaactcctcaggaacatgtttactgatattataaatcaagtagagtcattttctcatagactttcTAAAGAAAGGAACTtccttttgcaaccagtggagttgccctctgctggtcattccagaaaatacaggcttcaggcactttcgcattggcttaattttacatacccggtgactacgtccaatTATACACAGTCAATGGTTAATATATATGTCTGTAATCAAATGAATTGCTTTATATCCTTCACACGTACACCTGTCTCTAAGGTCTATGTCAACCATGTACATGGTCAAACTTAATTAATCAAGCACAAAGTTTAACATGTTACACGTGCCGCTTGTCTGCGTGTTGTTGTCAGGGACGGCAAAATCCGATGTGAGGTGTGAACAGTGCCCTGATGGAAtgttctctgacacacactcctccacGGACCCCTGTCGGCCTCACACAAAGTGAGTGAAGGAAGGTCACATACTTTATACACCAGTTTG is a window from the Scophthalmus maximus strain ysfricsl-2021 chromosome 6, ASM2237912v1, whole genome shotgun sequence genome containing:
- the LOC118309052 gene encoding migration and invasion-inhibitory protein, whose protein sequence is MSSPGRVDALRERNQHLLNELKRQREKLERLSGRGQNRKRDREDEAEEERRRPEETATRTEGDRGAARAALLKPTVRFADARERQTCVQRTVSTPPATSTHGGAAQHADPSDVLKDSDMCLQVQDGLRDTRLHNNTKSCLVKNLEEQREEPSGGTFQSDECEEIPASDRHRLQPLLGYDWIAGILDAEDTFVERPDEFFNDLRIFRSLHKNDCVHSPQAAAFSAENHPGLALLIDKDAPEANTDTHQCTFSYRMNSRLFPVPLHSQDCCPVCKKHKSSHPHTTSEPALVRVSIPRSTLLPPYKYKAHRRCSFDPSDSLGLPSHCLSGWSHTGQSTLPPPSSLDLRSSLNTKSSSWLQNKELEDLSVPQVPANQISDQISNVSRLARHNFQHVSPKKKLQSTSYPVC